A window of the Blastocatellia bacterium genome harbors these coding sequences:
- a CDS encoding Shedu anti-phage system protein SduA domain-containing protein, producing MTEFNEDTITGDILNFETALQSGHEEAIQVFLEEHPIFLGFLGWHGIVKSKFRLADAFIPDFISIGSYPFSNRPQPLVTFIEIERADMPLFTKSGDPTSFLTHAIRQVQDWKRWVTDNRMYLKAQLQIILTEETPQIFDEDNRYMREESSKGIAYGFIDRYLVIAGRRSSTKISDRLLLGQMNDDFQDIRIMTYDALIEGVLIQLRHHKRDRFWGDILE from the coding sequence ATGACTGAGTTCAACGAAGATACTATTACAGGCGATATTCTAAACTTTGAAACTGCGCTTCAAAGCGGTCATGAGGAAGCAATTCAGGTGTTCCTTGAGGAACATCCTATATTTCTAGGTTTCCTTGGCTGGCATGGAATTGTGAAGAGCAAGTTTCGCCTTGCTGATGCTTTTATTCCAGATTTCATATCAATTGGCAGTTATCCATTTTCGAATAGGCCTCAGCCATTAGTTACTTTCATTGAAATCGAGCGAGCCGATATGCCTTTATTTACCAAATCAGGTGACCCAACTTCATTTCTCACTCACGCCATTCGCCAAGTCCAAGACTGGAAAAGATGGGTCACAGATAATCGAATGTATCTAAAAGCTCAACTGCAAATAATCTTGACCGAGGAAACGCCGCAGATATTTGATGAAGACAATCGTTATATGAGGGAGGAATCAAGCAAGGGCATAGCCTATGGTTTTATAGATCGATATCTTGTGATTGCTGGTCGTCGAAGCTCAACGAAGATCTCGGATCGACTATTATTAGGTCAGATGAATGATGACTTTCAAGATATTAGAATAATGACCTATGATGCACTGATTGAGGGAGTCCTGATACAACTCAGACATCACAAACGAGACAGATTTTGGGGAGATATCCTGGAATGA
- a CDS encoding LecA/PA-IL family lectin, whose amino-acid sequence MRNRLLLALVIFLFTSFTLSLRQHAEPHKFLAEPSKDSDLAIYPTSLSAFEVANRFWDSQMIRCGDSYYYFLDEIYVGQAIYQGKNRTIEVNVTPARPLTEAERLNGMVQKEWEGFIKARFSAERRKRVVQSDATGQIAAIPNPTWERWMDNGWLVAAIVKYAGKPWRVFKCIGTGGGSSIGKSMPADICFARTKRITCSEINSAPVKQNPQPQPESQPRSEPSIVVTNPSKITKLGPNRWKVQLAASENWYDTKIQVQPTDIITISAEGSIIWDSSLPPVGPDGTAYEAETLPNPSRFPLPWAKCGSLIMKVGEGGYTAGSSKTITVQDSGTIQLMINDAVEGLSDNRGNFIITIRKQPAPMSSHSASDSESARPQPPEKPRISTPTNKPRGISGTNRLNVPFKAQVPPGTWAETNNCGQTCVLMVISYYKKTVPTVADIKALDDWCTERFRDAKGNYNGVAKNVSQLEIIAREYGAFVNSVAYYHWTLDDLHKELSLGHPVIVPCWTDMLVDPPHRRHFMVLIGIDDNYVYVNDPGHSAERGGANHRYSISQFKKAWESQSSAVVLIHPPE is encoded by the coding sequence GTGAGAAATAGACTTCTACTTGCACTTGTTATTTTTTTGTTTACTAGCTTTACTCTGTCTCTGCGGCAGCATGCCGAACCCCATAAGTTCTTAGCGGAACCTAGTAAAGATTCAGACTTGGCCATATATCCTACATCTCTTTCAGCCTTTGAAGTAGCAAACAGATTTTGGGATTCGCAAATGATCAGATGCGGTGACTCATATTATTACTTTCTCGATGAGATATATGTTGGGCAAGCCATATATCAGGGCAAGAATCGTACTATTGAGGTGAATGTTACCCCCGCCCGCCCTTTGACAGAGGCAGAAAGGCTGAACGGTATGGTTCAGAAAGAGTGGGAAGGTTTTATAAAGGCCCGCTTCTCGGCAGAGAGGAGAAAGAGAGTTGTACAATCAGATGCAACAGGCCAAATTGCAGCGATCCCAAATCCCACTTGGGAACGGTGGATGGATAACGGGTGGCTAGTAGCTGCTATTGTAAAGTACGCAGGGAAACCTTGGAGGGTATTTAAGTGTATTGGCACGGGCGGGGGGAGCTCCATCGGCAAAAGCATGCCCGCTGATATTTGCTTCGCCCGAACCAAAAGGATTACTTGCTCGGAGATTAATTCAGCGCCAGTCAAACAAAACCCTCAGCCACAGCCAGAATCTCAGCCAAGAAGCGAACCCTCAATAGTGGTTACCAATCCGTCTAAGATTACCAAGCTAGGGCCAAACAGGTGGAAGGTACAGTTGGCCGCGAGTGAGAACTGGTATGACACCAAAATCCAAGTCCAGCCAACTGACATAATCACCATATCCGCGGAGGGGAGTATTATTTGGGATTCGAGTCTTCCGCCTGTTGGCCCAGATGGCACCGCTTACGAGGCCGAAACACTACCGAACCCTTCTAGGTTTCCACTACCCTGGGCCAAATGCGGCTCCTTAATCATGAAAGTTGGTGAAGGCGGATATACGGCGGGGAGCAGTAAAACAATAACTGTTCAAGATTCTGGAACCATCCAACTAATGATTAATGACGCAGTGGAGGGGTTATCAGACAACCGAGGGAACTTTATTATAACAATCCGAAAGCAACCTGCTCCCATGTCATCCCATTCAGCCTCAGATTCGGAATCAGCAAGGCCACAGCCTCCCGAAAAACCACGTATATCAACTCCCACTAATAAGCCTAGAGGGATAAGCGGCACGAATCGACTTAATGTTCCTTTCAAAGCACAGGTTCCACCAGGCACATGGGCTGAGACAAATAACTGCGGACAAACTTGTGTCTTAATGGTCATATCTTATTACAAGAAAACAGTGCCTACTGTCGCAGACATTAAGGCGCTCGATGATTGGTGCACAGAGAGATTTAGAGATGCTAAAGGGAACTACAATGGTGTGGCAAAGAATGTTTCCCAGCTTGAAATCATAGCTCGTGAATACGGTGCCTTTGTTAATTCTGTTGCTTATTATCACTGGACTCTCGATGATTTGCACAAGGAATTGAGTCTAGGCCATCCTGTAATAGTTCCCTGTTGGACTGATATGCTTGTTGACCCTCCGCATCGCCGCCACTTCATGGTCTTGATTGGTATAGATGACAATTATGTTTATGTAAATGATCCAGGACATAGCGCCGAAAGGGGCGGGGCTAATCATAGATACTCTATCTCACAATTCAAGAAGGCTTGGGAGAGCCAAAGCTCTGCTGTTGTCTTGATACATCCGCCAGAATAG